The following are encoded together in the Clostridium sp. BJN0013 genome:
- a CDS encoding aminotransferase class I/II-fold pyridoxal phosphate-dependent enzyme, which translates to MSELPLLEGVLKYIEENNISFCMPGHKNGRGFFNTSIGRKFIDNILKFDITEVDGVDNFHNPKSIILDASERLRDFYGSKKSYFLVNGSTSGNMIMLFSSFNEGDKVLVERNCHSSVFNGIIMRKLNPVYLKNIISTRLNAPVCINLEHFLKTLDENKDAKGIIVTYPNYYGICSNLEFIIEKAREYNMKILVDCAHGAHFGVHESLPESAVKMGADMVVTSTHKTLPSFTQTAYLHINNEEDLDKVDFYSKVFLSTSPSYVALCSMDYARFYLEKYGYKDYEKLIEISEYYRDKINLIKGFSIIGKKDISVHNKNLPSSVWDIDLTRYTINLEEGYSANLLLDYLRKSRIQAEMSDNFNVVLIFSPFNKKEEFEKLYRALKNCDLKNFTHKKIDIMEYEIPKMGILPYEIINSETETINIESSLGRIAAINVTPYPPGIPLLLMGEIIDRNILEIIKYYVKSGLDIIGIRDNKIRVVK; encoded by the coding sequence TTGTCAGAATTACCGCTTTTAGAGGGAGTTTTAAAATACATTGAAGAAAATAATATATCATTTTGTATGCCTGGACATAAAAATGGCAGGGGATTTTTTAATACTTCAATAGGAAGGAAGTTTATAGATAATATTTTAAAGTTTGATATTACAGAGGTAGATGGAGTAGACAATTTTCATAATCCTAAAAGTATAATATTAGATGCCAGTGAGCGTCTTAGAGATTTTTATGGAAGTAAAAAATCTTATTTTCTGGTTAATGGTAGCACCTCGGGAAATATGATAATGCTATTTAGCAGCTTTAATGAGGGGGATAAAGTTTTAGTAGAAAGAAATTGTCATAGCTCTGTATTTAATGGAATAATTATGAGAAAGTTAAATCCCGTATATTTAAAAAATATTATAAGTACAAGATTAAATGCTCCTGTTTGTATAAATTTGGAGCATTTTTTAAAAACCTTAGATGAAAATAAAGATGCAAAAGGAATAATTGTTACATATCCTAACTATTATGGTATATGTAGTAATTTGGAATTTATAATAGAAAAAGCTAGAGAATATAATATGAAAATTTTAGTGGATTGTGCCCATGGCGCTCATTTTGGAGTCCATGAAAGTTTACCTGAAAGTGCAGTTAAAATGGGAGCAGATATGGTAGTCACAAGTACACACAAGACACTTCCAAGTTTCACTCAAACTGCTTATTTACATATTAATAATGAAGAGGATTTAGATAAAGTTGATTTTTATTCTAAGGTATTTTTAAGTACAAGTCCTTCTTATGTAGCACTTTGTTCTATGGATTATGCCAGATTTTATCTTGAAAAGTATGGATATAAAGATTATGAAAAACTTATTGAAATAAGTGAATATTATAGAGATAAAATAAATCTTATAAAAGGATTCAGTATAATTGGAAAAAAGGATATCTCTGTACATAATAAAAATTTACCATCAAGTGTGTGGGATATAGATTTGACCAGATATACTATAAATTTGGAAGAAGGCTACAGTGCAAATTTATTATTGGACTATTTAAGAAAATCAAGAATTCAAGCTGAAATGAGTGATAACTTTAATGTAGTATTAATTTTTTCTCCTTTTAATAAAAAAGAAGAATTTGAAAAATTGTATAGAGCATTAAAAAATTGTGATTTAAAAAATTTTACACATAAAAAAATAGATATTATGGAGTATGAAATACCTAAAATGGGCATATTGCCTTATGAAATTATAAATTCAGAAACAGAGACAATAAATATAGAAAGTTCATTAGGAAGAATAGCAGCAATTAACGTAACACCGTATCCCCCAGGAATACCTTTATTATTGATGGGGGAGATAATAGATAGAAATATTTTAGAAATCATAAAGTATTATGTAAAATCTGGATTAGATATAATAGGTATAAGGGATAATAAAATTCGAGTTGTAAAATAA
- a CDS encoding peptidylprolyl isomerase yields MQDNVLAIVNNVEITENDLQNVVKRFPAERQQYFNTDEGKKQLLDELISFELFYNYGREIELEKDKDYLVKLEMTKKELLIQETISKIMENIRVTDKEVENYYTNNKSMYKKPENVTAKHILVDSFEKAAQISNEIEEGLSFEDAAKKYSSCPSKAQGGNLGKFTRGQMVPEFETVAFQLETGTVSKPVKTQFGYHLIKVETKEKDSIKSFDEVKNAIKNGLLQEKRNLEYSKCINNLKDKYPIEIK; encoded by the coding sequence ATGCAAGATAATGTATTAGCAATTGTTAATAATGTAGAAATAACTGAAAATGATCTTCAAAATGTTGTGAAGAGGTTTCCTGCAGAAAGGCAACAATATTTTAATACAGATGAAGGTAAAAAACAGTTGTTAGATGAACTTATCTCTTTTGAACTTTTTTATAATTATGGTAGGGAAATTGAATTAGAAAAAGATAAAGATTATTTAGTTAAGTTAGAAATGACTAAAAAAGAATTACTGATTCAAGAGACAATATCCAAAATTATGGAAAATATTAGAGTTACTGATAAAGAAGTAGAAAATTATTATACCAATAACAAATCTATGTATAAAAAACCCGAAAATGTAACTGCAAAACACATATTAGTAGATTCATTTGAAAAAGCTGCCCAAATATCTAATGAAATAGAAGAAGGTCTATCTTTTGAAGATGCAGCTAAAAAATACTCTTCATGTCCTTCCAAAGCTCAAGGTGGTAATTTAGGTAAATTTACTAGAGGACAGATGGTACCCGAATTTGAAACAGTAGCTTTTCAATTGGAAACAGGTACAGTAAGTAAACCCGTAAAAACTCAATTTGGATATCATCTTATAAAAGTGGAGACAAAAGAAAAAGACTCTATAAAAAGTTTTGACGAGGTAAAAAATGCTATAAAAAATGGACTATTACAAGAAAAAAGAAATCTTGAATACTCAAAATGCATTAATAACTTAAAAGATAAATATCCAATTGAAATCAAGTGA
- a CDS encoding DNA polymerase III subunit delta' — translation MSFYRIIGHDMIKSQIENSIKLNRFSHASIFVGEDGLGKSLLAKELAIKILGKNEIKQYVDIIELKLFKNKRSIGIEEIKYIIEEINKKPYEGDKKVIILYNSDKITETAQNALLKTIEEPPEGSFIILLCEKLDGILDTVKSRCQIYKLNRLNSKDMQIFLNNKFPALSKQELKSIMAFSDGIPGRAEKFISSSVLREIRNITIKIFRKLYDEDINLTLEFSNYLFKERDNWEEILTCMLSYVRDVLIYKETGNSDLIINTDKFQDLKAIGEMFSFNELNAIINIIENVREKLDRNVNSTLVFDSMLMKMQEV, via the coding sequence GTGAGTTTTTATAGGATAATAGGTCATGACATGATAAAATCTCAGATAGAAAATTCCATAAAGCTGAATAGATTTTCTCATGCCAGTATTTTTGTAGGAGAAGACGGATTAGGAAAGAGTTTGCTTGCTAAAGAACTAGCTATAAAAATATTAGGTAAAAATGAAATTAAACAATACGTAGATATAATAGAACTCAAGTTATTTAAAAATAAAAGATCTATTGGTATAGAAGAAATAAAATATATAATAGAAGAGATTAATAAAAAACCTTATGAAGGTGATAAAAAAGTAATAATATTATATAATTCTGATAAAATTACGGAAACCGCTCAAAATGCACTGTTGAAGACTATAGAAGAACCACCCGAAGGGAGTTTTATTATACTATTGTGTGAAAAGTTGGATGGAATTTTAGATACAGTAAAATCCAGATGTCAGATATATAAACTTAATAGATTAAATTCAAAAGATATGCAAATATTTTTGAATAATAAATTTCCAGCATTGTCTAAACAGGAACTAAAGTCCATTATGGCTTTTAGTGATGGGATACCTGGAAGAGCAGAAAAATTTATTTCAAGTTCAGTTTTGAGGGAAATAAGGAATATAACTATAAAAATATTTAGGAAATTATATGATGAAGATATAAATCTTACTTTGGAATTTTCTAATTATTTATTTAAAGAAAGAGATAATTGGGAAGAGATACTTACCTGTATGTTATCTTATGTACGTGATGTTCTCATATATAAGGAAACAGGTAATAGTGATTTAATTATAAATACTGACAAATTTCAAGATCTAAAAGCTATAGGAGAAATGTTTTCATTTAATGAGTTAAATGCTATTATTAATATTATAGAAAATGTTAGAGAAAAGCTAGATAGAAATGTAAATTCAACCTTGGTTTTTGATTCTATGTTGATGAAAATGCAGGAGGTATAG
- a CDS encoding sigma factor G inhibitor Gin, with protein sequence MKKKYCIICGKPLSNGIIIYGRGICRSCEKRLLKLENNVDFYEYYKQRIKKTIVRFIKKGEIIHCQNYRF encoded by the coding sequence ATGAAAAAAAAGTATTGTATAATATGTGGGAAGCCTTTAAGTAATGGTATAATAATATATGGTAGAGGAATATGTAGAAGTTGTGAAAAAAGATTATTAAAGTTAGAAAATAATGTGGATTTTTATGAGTATTATAAACAAAGAATAAAAAAAACTATAGTACGTTTTATTAAAAAAGGAGAGATAATCCATTGTCAGAATTACCGCTTTTAG
- a CDS encoding tRNA1(Val) (adenine(37)-N6)-methyltransferase, whose amino-acid sequence MNNNLLRNDETLDDLQLKGLYIIQKKDAFRFGVDAVLLANFARVKRGDRVIDLCSGTGIVPFILSGKTPASKIIGIEIQKDMVEMSIRSAKFNNMENIIEFINKDLKDLNYLRNIPRVDVVTVNPPYKLKNSGIINLKNKNAIARHEICCELEDVIKAAKALLKDNGKIYMIHRPDRMADIICTMRQYKIEPKFIRMVQPDVSKAPNMVLIEGQNNGGRFLKWGVPVYVHELDGSYTEEINKIYGR is encoded by the coding sequence GTGAATAATAATTTATTAAGAAATGATGAAACTTTAGATGACTTACAATTAAAAGGATTATATATTATACAAAAAAAAGATGCTTTTAGGTTTGGGGTAGATGCAGTGCTACTTGCCAATTTTGCTAGAGTAAAAAGAGGAGATAGGGTAATAGATTTGTGCAGTGGTACAGGAATAGTTCCATTTATATTATCAGGAAAAACACCGGCAAGTAAAATAATAGGTATAGAAATACAGAAAGATATGGTGGAAATGTCCATAAGATCTGCAAAATTCAATAATATGGAAAATATTATAGAGTTTATTAATAAGGATTTAAAAGATTTAAATTATTTGAGGAATATCCCTAGAGTAGATGTGGTTACAGTTAATCCACCTTACAAATTGAAAAACTCTGGAATCATAAATTTAAAAAATAAAAATGCCATTGCCAGGCATGAAATATGTTGTGAATTAGAGGATGTTATAAAGGCAGCTAAAGCGCTCCTGAAAGATAATGGCAAAATTTATATGATACATAGACCGGATAGAATGGCAGATATTATTTGTACTATGAGACAGTATAAGATAGAACCTAAATTCATAAGAATGGTTCAGCCTGATGTAAGTAAGGCTCCTAACATGGTACTTATAGAAGGACAAAATAATGGAGGACGATTTTTAAAATGGGGTGTGCCTGTATATGTACATGAGTTAGATGGAAGTTATACGGAAGAAATTAACAAAATATATGGAAGATAA
- a CDS encoding heavy-metal-associated domain-containing protein: MKSVFKIPNIRNTRDVNNIRKAISNNEGVIACQINTQKCEVSIVYDDYFITEDKIIQCLEDVGYAVF; this comes from the coding sequence ATGAAATCTGTATTTAAGATTCCTAATATACGTAATACTAGAGATGTAAATAATATAAGAAAAGCTATTTCTAATAATGAGGGAGTAATAGCATGTCAGATAAATACACAAAAATGTGAAGTTAGTATAGTATATGATGATTATTTTATAACAGAAGATAAAATAATACAATGCCTTGAAGATGTAGGCTATGCGGTGTTTTAA
- a CDS encoding stage 0 sporulation family protein — protein sequence MVTVVGVRFKKAGKIYYFSPDNLSIKKDDNIIVETARGIEFGRCVINPKAIDESDIVSPLKNVLRIATEEDIKKHNGNKKKESEAFKVCIEKIQQHDLKMKLIDVEYTFDNNKVIFYFTADGRVDFRELVKDLASIFRTRIELRQIGVRDEAKMVGGLGPCGRTMCCSTFLGDFVPVSIKMAKEQNLSLNPTKISGMCGRLMCCLNYEQDTYEKIRKKLPKVGSIVDTSYGQGEVVSNSVVKEIVKVKIRVKDGEDMMKEISIDDIHMISGGFEGNINEDEIKIDIEDEDEDIIKHLFNEN from the coding sequence ATGGTAACAGTTGTAGGGGTACGATTTAAAAAAGCTGGAAAAATATATTATTTTTCGCCAGATAATTTAAGTATAAAAAAAGATGATAATATAATAGTTGAAACGGCTAGAGGTATAGAATTCGGCAGATGTGTTATAAATCCAAAAGCTATAGATGAAAGTGATATAGTTTCACCACTTAAAAATGTATTAAGGATAGCCACAGAAGAAGATATAAAAAAACATAATGGAAATAAAAAAAAAGAAAGTGAAGCATTTAAAGTATGTATTGAAAAAATACAACAGCATGATTTGAAGATGAAACTTATAGATGTAGAATATACTTTTGATAATAATAAAGTTATATTTTATTTTACTGCAGATGGAAGAGTAGATTTTAGAGAATTGGTAAAAGATCTTGCTTCAATATTTAGAACTAGAATAGAACTTAGACAAATAGGAGTAAGGGATGAAGCTAAAATGGTGGGAGGACTTGGACCTTGTGGTAGAACCATGTGTTGCTCTACTTTCTTAGGGGATTTTGTACCTGTTTCTATTAAAATGGCTAAAGAACAAAATTTGTCATTAAATCCTACAAAAATATCAGGTATGTGTGGAAGACTTATGTGCTGTTTAAATTATGAACAGGATACTTATGAAAAAATAAGAAAAAAATTGCCTAAAGTAGGTTCCATTGTAGATACATCTTATGGACAAGGAGAAGTTGTGAGTAATTCTGTAGTGAAAGAGATAGTTAAAGTGAAAATAAGAGTTAAAGATGGTGAAGATATGATGAAAGAAATATCTATAGATGATATTCATATGATATCTGGAGGGTTTGAAGGAAATATAAATGAAGATGAAATAAAGATTGATATAGAAGACGAAGATGAAGATATAATTAAACACTTATTTAATGAGAACTAG
- a CDS encoding magnesium transporter CorA family protein: MISIYKTIDTSNKLQSLDTIEHGCWINIIAPSDEDLLLISKKTGVSLDFLRAALDEEETSRIDTEDNNLLVIVDIPFTEMEVNSLTYDSYPLAIIHTEFILITVCLKNSKILTDFIAGKVKSFYTFKRSRFILQILYRIASYYLLYLRQIDKKSVMIEQRLHKSMKNKEFIQLLSLEKSLVYFSTSLKANEITLEKMLKLELLQKYPEDQDILEDVIIENKQAIEMTNIYSNILAGTMDAFASVVSNNLNIVMKLLASVTIVMAIPNIIFGSFGMNVSGIPFGKYTNAFWIIYGITALICVISIIFLKKKDLF; this comes from the coding sequence ATGATATCGATTTATAAAACTATAGATACATCAAACAAGTTACAATCTTTAGACACTATAGAACATGGCTGTTGGATTAATATTATAGCACCTTCTGATGAAGATTTACTTTTAATATCAAAAAAAACTGGTGTTTCACTAGATTTTTTGAGAGCTGCCCTTGATGAAGAAGAAACATCCCGTATAGATACAGAAGATAATAATCTACTTGTAATAGTTGATATTCCTTTTACTGAAATGGAGGTTAATTCTTTAACTTATGACTCTTATCCTCTGGCAATAATTCACACGGAATTTATTTTAATAACTGTTTGTTTGAAAAATAGTAAGATTCTTACAGATTTCATAGCTGGTAAAGTGAAATCTTTCTACACCTTTAAACGCTCTAGATTTATATTGCAAATACTTTATAGGATAGCAAGTTATTATCTACTTTATTTAAGACAAATAGATAAAAAAAGTGTGATGATTGAACAGAGACTTCACAAATCTATGAAAAACAAAGAATTTATTCAACTTTTATCTTTAGAAAAATCTCTAGTTTATTTTTCTACATCTTTAAAGGCAAATGAGATAACCCTAGAAAAAATGTTAAAATTAGAGCTTTTACAAAAATATCCTGAAGATCAGGATATCTTAGAAGATGTTATTATCGAAAATAAACAGGCTATAGAAATGACCAATATCTATAGCAATATTCTAGCGGGAACTATGGATGCATTTGCTTCAGTTGTATCTAATAATTTGAATATAGTCATGAAACTTTTAGCATCTGTAACTATAGTTATGGCTATACCAAATATAATATTTGGTTCTTTTGGTATGAATGTATCCGGCATACCTTTTGGAAAATATACAAATGCTTTTTGGATTATATATGGAATTACAGCTTTAATTTGTGTTATATCCATAATATTTCTTAAAAAAAAGGATTTATTTTAA
- a CDS encoding flagellar motor protein MotB, producing MKKKRKHSEENTERWLLTYSDLITLLMIFFVVMYSMSNISASKYKQVAESLKMSMGGGKSVIGSDDTSSIKETIDPEEVHQTDTDDQEKKLSELKAEVDKYLQNSEMSGSVSTSINERGLIVSMNDTLLFDTGRADIKPEFQQKLVEIGKILNQLGNYMRIEGHTDNVPISNNQYSSNWKLSCDRASNVTEFLIKNAGIEPEKLSAIGYGEYRPVGDNSVDEGKAKNRRVDIVILNSKFNAVEENSVNNSSTEK from the coding sequence ATGAAAAAGAAAAGAAAGCATTCAGAAGAAAATACAGAAAGATGGCTGCTTACTTATTCCGATTTAATAACTTTACTTATGATATTTTTTGTTGTAATGTATTCTATGAGCAATATAAGTGCATCTAAATATAAGCAGGTGGCAGAATCTTTAAAGATGTCTATGGGTGGAGGGAAAAGTGTAATAGGAAGTGATGATACTTCAAGTATAAAAGAAACTATAGATCCTGAAGAAGTACATCAAACTGATACAGATGATCAGGAAAAAAAATTGTCTGAACTAAAGGCAGAGGTGGACAAATATCTGCAAAACAGTGAAATGAGCGGAAGTGTATCTACAAGTATAAATGAAAGAGGACTTATTGTAAGTATGAATGATACTTTGCTATTTGATACAGGAAGAGCCGATATAAAACCAGAGTTTCAACAAAAACTTGTAGAAATAGGTAAAATTTTAAATCAGCTTGGAAACTATATGAGGATAGAAGGGCATACAGATAATGTTCCCATTAGTAATAATCAATATTCTTCTAATTGGAAGTTATCCTGTGACAGGGCATCTAATGTTACTGAGTTTCTTATAAAAAATGCTGGAATTGAACCAGAAAAGTTATCTGCAATTGGCTATGGGGAATACAGACCTGTAGGAGATAATTCCGTAGATGAAGGCAAAGCTAAGAATAGAAGGGTTGATATAGTTATATTGAACAGCAAATTTAATGCAGTAGAGGAAAATAGTGTTAACAATAGTTCCACTGAAAAATAA
- a CDS encoding DUF362 domain-containing protein: protein MSYKITDACMNCGACASECPVECISQGDTQFLIDEGTCIECGNCANVCPVGAPVQAD, encoded by the coding sequence ATGTCATATAAAATTACAGATGCTTGTATGAATTGTGGAGCATGTGCTTCAGAATGTCCAGTTGAATGCATAAGTCAAGGAGATACTCAATTCTTAATAGATGAGGGTACATGTATAGAATGTGGAAACTGTGCTAATGTCTGTCCAGTAGGAGCACCAGTTCAAGCAGACTAA
- a CDS encoding cyclic-di-AMP receptor: MKLIIAIVQDDDAGDLLKILTKHEFKVTKLATTGGFLKAGNTTLMIGVEEDGVDKVIAYIEQVCKTRKQVVTTPSSVASATGVYMPYSMEIEVGGANIFVVDVDKFIKI, encoded by the coding sequence GTGAAATTAATTATAGCTATTGTTCAGGATGATGATGCAGGAGATTTATTAAAAATTCTAACGAAACATGAATTTAAAGTGACTAAGCTTGCTACTACAGGAGGATTTTTAAAAGCAGGTAATACAACTTTAATGATAGGAGTAGAAGAAGATGGTGTAGATAAAGTGATAGCTTATATTGAACAGGTCTGTAAAACTAGAAAACAAGTTGTAACTACTCCTTCTTCAGTTGCAAGTGCTACAGGGGTATATATGCCTTATTCTATGGAGATAGAAGTTGGAGGTGCAAATATATTTGTAGTAGATGTGGATAAGTTTATTAAAATTTAG
- a CDS encoding LD-carboxypeptidase — protein MLGKKLEKGDTIGIVSPSSSEEPKKIKESIKFLESLGFNVKSGKHIYDRWGYLAGKDKDRVQDLMDMFLDKEVDIILCIRGGYGAMRLLPLIDFDIIEKSPKIFAGFSDITTLLNSIYQRCNLITFHSPMCNSQFDSSTLKSFLNTLMFGYNPFTIENTNNIPTNYFNGEYVKGELVGGNLSLICSTLGTPYAINTKDKILFIEEVEEEPYKIDRMLTHLSLSGSLQQCRGFIIGQFKDCEFSQYEKSLTLSEIFEDRILSLRKPTLTNFQSGHSYPKITIPIGAEVEIDLKNGKIHLLKPVVKSNDS, from the coding sequence TTGTTAGGGAAAAAATTAGAAAAGGGAGATACTATAGGAATTGTATCTCCTTCCAGTAGTGAAGAACCTAAAAAAATAAAAGAAAGCATTAAATTTTTAGAGAGCTTGGGCTTTAACGTTAAAAGTGGAAAACACATTTACGATAGATGGGGTTATCTAGCCGGTAAGGACAAAGATAGAGTACAAGATCTTATGGATATGTTCTTAGACAAAGAAGTAGATATAATACTGTGTATAAGAGGTGGATATGGTGCCATGAGACTTCTTCCTCTTATAGATTTTGATATTATAGAAAAAAGCCCAAAAATATTTGCTGGATTCAGTGATATAACTACTCTACTAAATAGCATATATCAAAGATGTAATTTAATTACCTTTCACTCTCCTATGTGTAATTCTCAATTTGATTCCTCTACACTAAAAAGCTTTTTAAATACATTGATGTTTGGATATAATCCTTTTACCATAGAAAATACTAATAATATACCTACAAATTATTTCAACGGTGAATATGTTAAAGGAGAGCTTGTAGGAGGTAATTTGTCCTTAATATGCAGTACACTTGGCACACCTTATGCTATAAATACTAAAGATAAAATATTATTTATAGAAGAGGTGGAGGAAGAACCTTATAAGATTGATAGAATGCTTACTCATTTGTCCCTAAGTGGAAGCCTTCAACAGTGTAGAGGTTTCATTATAGGTCAATTTAAAGACTGTGAGTTCTCCCAATATGAAAAGAGTTTAACTTTATCTGAAATATTTGAAGATAGAATATTAAGTCTTAGAAAACCAACTTTAACTAATTTTCAATCCGGTCATTCATATCCTAAAATAACTATTCCGATTGGTGCAGAAGTAGAAATAGATTTAAAAAATGGTAAAATACATTTATTAAAACCTGTAGTAAAATCAAATGATTCTTAA
- a CDS encoding dTMP kinase, translated as MESLKGKLIVVEGCDGSGKATQTTKLYNRLLNEKYNVKKVEYPNYSSESSALVKMYLNGDFGENPEDVSAYVASTFYGVDRFASYKTQWKKFYEQGGIILADRYTTSNMIHQASKINDIEEKDKFLKWLWDFEFNIFKLPIPDCIIFLDMPPKYSKNLMIERNNKFTGNSKKDIHESNYEYLINSYNNALYVASKYRWSKVSCVGNNRINTVNEIHENIYSLVKNILM; from the coding sequence ATGGAATCATTAAAAGGAAAACTTATAGTTGTAGAAGGATGTGATGGTAGTGGTAAAGCTACCCAAACAACAAAACTTTATAATAGACTTCTAAATGAAAAATACAATGTAAAAAAAGTAGAGTATCCTAATTACAGTAGTGAATCATCCGCCTTGGTAAAAATGTACTTAAATGGAGACTTTGGAGAAAATCCTGAAGATGTAAGTGCCTATGTTGCATCTACTTTTTATGGAGTAGATAGATTTGCTTCTTATAAAACTCAATGGAAAAAGTTTTATGAACAAGGAGGTATAATTTTAGCAGATAGATATACTACATCTAATATGATACATCAAGCTTCCAAAATTAATGATATAGAAGAAAAAGATAAGTTTTTAAAATGGTTGTGGGATTTTGAATTTAATATATTTAAGCTGCCAATACCTGACTGCATCATATTTTTAGATATGCCTCCTAAGTATAGTAAAAATCTCATGATTGAGAGAAATAATAAATTTACAGGTAATTCTAAGAAAGATATACATGAGAGTAATTATGAATATTTAATTAATTCATATAATAATGCATTATATGTTGCAAGTAAATATAGATGGAGTAAAGTTTCCTGTGTGGGAAATAATAGAATAAATACAGTAAATGAAATTCATGAAAATATATATAGTTTAGTAAAAAACATATTAATGTAA
- a CDS encoding flagellar motor protein, with product MDISVILFLIFGLLALGGGFILDGGHLSALLGPTAAMIVFGGTIGAVGVSFPLDLLKKTPKMVKVMISPPKTDLPSLISYFKDVSYRTRKNGLLSLEGEISNDPNLDPFIKKGLQLVVDGVDPQAVRGILELELESTSERHRQGAAVFQSAGGYSPTMGIVGTVMGLVHVLGNLEDPSTLGPKIAIAFLATLYGIGAANLIWLPISSRLNVLDDKEVKEKTLIIEGILYIQEGINPNTIAEKLKSFLNKEELVKFEEMDGRQQL from the coding sequence ATGGATATATCTGTTATTTTATTCTTAATTTTTGGATTATTAGCCCTAGGTGGGGGATTCATACTAGATGGAGGACATCTTTCAGCTCTTTTGGGGCCTACAGCAGCTATGATAGTATTTGGTGGAACAATTGGGGCTGTAGGGGTGTCTTTTCCTTTAGATTTATTGAAAAAAACTCCAAAGATGGTTAAAGTTATGATAAGTCCTCCAAAAACGGATTTGCCTTCTTTAATATCCTATTTTAAAGATGTATCTTATAGAACCAGGAAAAATGGGCTTTTAAGTTTAGAAGGAGAAATATCTAATGATCCTAATTTAGATCCTTTTATAAAGAAAGGATTGCAGCTTGTGGTAGATGGAGTAGATCCTCAGGCAGTTAGGGGTATATTAGAGTTAGAATTAGAATCCACTTCAGAAAGGCATAGACAAGGAGCAGCTGTATTTCAAAGTGCTGGCGGATATTCTCCTACTATGGGTATAGTAGGTACAGTTATGGGATTAGTTCATGTTTTGGGTAATTTAGAAGATCCGTCTACATTGGGACCTAAGATAGCAATAGCGTTTTTAGCAACATTATATGGTATCGGTGCAGCTAATCTTATATGGCTTCCAATAAGTAGTAGATTGAATGTACTTGATGATAAAGAAGTAAAAGAGAAGACTTTAATAATTGAAGGAATATTATACATACAAGAAGGAATAAATCCCAATACCATAGCAGAAAAATTAAAGAGTTTTCTAAATAAAGAAGAACTAGTTAAATTTGAAGAAATGGATGGTAGACAGCAGCTATGA